The Pseudopipra pipra isolate bDixPip1 chromosome 6, bDixPip1.hap1, whole genome shotgun sequence genome includes a region encoding these proteins:
- the LOC135416302 gene encoding uncharacterized protein LOC135416302, whose protein sequence is MAGRRSGLCRLLRKKNEGPGPAPARQPEEMQNFQPLQQDPGQHRTEEHVRARGRFRRAVQRFLKFIGIRRRTPRTTPPEGTAQPDTRPNDPKAKADVDSTLTDPTATSDTALTHDLTSPITTLTHLMATADIAPIHCAANSDTALADETTTSGTAPTDLMAKADIAPMPMGGTSNLDAASMDGTGISGTAMTEEVTNAETTPTDLMEMSDTTTESIGNTDTTPTHSVTDAPNLDFFKEKGVSNQKQVPAIVRYIHQCLTFHVSPDVSLHSNILSLVGAHPRHVVTSLLHCAPACDRAAAMIWRTIASSGTTAEKVLPTLLQVMEDWPLYSLSSSDSDNKDIFALAATLALRMIIQEPECQDALMIYAPQLLVALLFQVYMSTEQMPEEVKTFWRQCREQHDLPNDPNRFAVQTIKALLCCLHWENEVVAMERKRGWDTLLHPDTHHHAVGLLAREMHSVLIPFYSLIATHLLGLLSREKPHWELPALAFLVELLDYVEGRKCHESVLPILSRHLQSQCPESRHLALRGLLVLSVDPSMAESICSLAEHLVELLHDGDGDVVAMTLSVFLNMLQDKDIEAFSSTAPKLAEALRPLFDNDNTHVQLLSVRLSREVMELLVEEGTNTQVHHSLVPLFFRWHNENQCVAEVPAIMRYIHQCLTFHLSSDVSLYSNILSLVGAHPRHVVMSLLHCAPACDRAAAMIWRTIASSGTTAEKVLPTLLQVMEDWPLYSLSSSDSDNKDIFALAATLALRMIIQEPECQDALMIYAPQLLVALLFQVYMSTEQMPEEVKIFWRQCQEQHDLPNDPNRFAVQTIKALLCCLHWEDAMVAIECKCGWDTLIYPETHHHAVGLLAREMHSIFVPFYSLITTHLLGLLSREESSWELSALAFLVELLDYVEGRRCHESVLPILSRHLQSQCPESRRLALRGLLVLSVDPSMAESICSLAEHLVELLHDGDGDVVAMTLSVFLNMLQDKDIEAFSSTAPKLAEALRPLFDNDNSQVQLLSIRLFQEVMELLVEEGPKTLNMQVHQSLVPLFFHLHDENQCVAEASRETLLCAASFLKRRDLEQVLRRQQPIQFCDCLMDKDVSRRDEHLHQALPYLQSPQQPLREVAVRFMGVAAWHMQDLQPVMKALEAMTEDDCSSYSTMQNAVLSAFRRAVTK, encoded by the exons ATGGCGGGGAGACGCTCCGGCCTGTGCAGGCTTCTCAGGAAGAAGAACGAAGGCCCTGGGCCTGCCCCAGCACGGCAACCTGAGGAGATGCAAAacttccagcccctgcagcagg ATCCAGGCCAGCACCGGACAGAAGAGCACGTCCGTGCCCGCGGCCGCTTCCGCAGAGCAGttcag AGGTTTCTGAAATTCATAGGGATTCGGCGTAGAACACCCAGGACCACACCACCTGAGGGCACGGCACAGCCTGACACCAGGCCAAACGACCCCAAGGCAAAGGCTGATGTCGACTCCACGCTGACAGATCCCACGGCCACCTCTGACACTGCTTTGACCCATGACCTGACAAGCCCTATCACCACACTGACCCATCTCATGGCGACGGCTGACATCGCACCGATTCATTGTGCAGCAAACTCGGACACCGCTTTGGCTGATGAGACAACCACCTCTGGCACAGCACCGACTGATCTCATGGCAAAGGCTGACATTGCACCGATGCCGATGGGTGGCACATCAAACCTTGACGCGGCATCAATGGATGGCACAGGAATCTCTGGCACTGCCATGACTGAAGAAGTAACAAATGCTGAAACCACACCGACTGATCTCATGGAAATGTCTGACACCACAACTGAGAGCATCGGGAACACTGACACCACACCCACACACAGTGTGACTGATGCTCCCAATTTGGactttttcaaggaaaaaggTGTCTCCAATCAGAAGCAA GTGCCAGCCATCGTGAGGTACATCCACCAGTGCCTCACGTTCCATGTGTCTCCAGATGTCAGCCTCCACAGTAACATTCTCAGCCTGGTTGGTGCACACCCTCGTCATGTGGTGACGTCTCTCCTGCACTGTGCCCCAGCGTGTGACAG agctgctgcaatgaTCTGGAGGACCATCGCCTCCTCAGGAACGACAGCAGAGAAGGTGCTCCCAACACTGCTGCAAGTGATGGAGGACTGGCCACTGTACAGCCTGTCCTCCTCCGACAGTGACAACAAAGACatctttgccctggct GCAACCCTGGCACTGCGGATGATCATCCAGGAGCCCGAGTGCCAAGATGCACTGATGATTTATGCCCCCCAACTCCTCGTGGCTCTGCTTTTCCAAGTCTACATGAGCACAGAGCAGATGCCAGAGGAGGTCAAGACCTTCTGGAGGCAATGCCGGGAGCAACATGATCTTCCCAATGaccccaacag gtttgcagtgcagACCATCaaggccctgctctgctgtctACACTGGGAGAATGAGGTGGTGGCAATGGAACGCAAGCGTGGCTGGGACACCCTCCTCCATCCTGACACCCACCACCATGCAGTGgggctgctggccag gGAGATGCACAGTGTCTTGATTCCCTTCTATTCCCTGATCGCAACCCACCTGCTCGGGCTgctcagcagggagaagccccactgggagctgcctgccctggccttCCTTGTtgag ctccTGGACTATGTGGAGGGGAGAAAATGTCACGAGAGTGTCCTGCCAATCCTATCAAGGCACCTGCAGAGCCAGTGCCCTGAGAGCCGTCACCTGGCGCTCAGAGGACTCCTGGTGCTCAGTGTGGATCCCTCAATG GCCGAAAGCAtctgcagcctggctgagcACCTCGTGGAGCTGCTTCATGATGGAGACGGAGATGTGGTCGCCATGACCCTCTCTGTATTCCTGAATATGCTCCAGGACAAGGACATTGAAGCATTCAGCTCCACTGCCCCGAAGCTGGCTGAGGCGCTCCGGCCACTCTTTGATAAC GACAATACCCATGTGCAACTGCTCTCTGTTCGCCTCTCCCGGGAGGTGATGGAGTTGCTTGTGGAAGAGGGAACAAATACGCAGGTGCATCACAGCCTCGTGCCACTGTTCTTCCGCTGGCACAATGAGAACCAGTGCGTGGCAGAG GTTCCGGCCATCATGAGGTACATCCACCAGTGCCTCACGTTCCACCTGTCTTCAGATGTCAGCCTCTACAGTAACATTCTCAGCCTGGTTGGTGCACACCCTCGTCACGTGGTGATGTCTCTCCTGCACTGTGCCCCAGCGTGTGACAG agctgctgcaatgaTCTGGAGGACCATCGCCTCCTCAGGAACGACAGCAGAGAAGGTGCTCCCAACACTGCTGCAAGTGATGGAGGACTGGCCACTGTACAGCCTGTCCTCCTCCGACAGTGACAACAAAGACatctttgccctggct GCAACCCTGGCACTGCGGATGATCATCCAGGAGCCCGAGTGCCAAGATGCACTGATGATTTATGCCCCCCAACTCCTCGTGGCTCTGCTTTTCCAAGTCTACATGAGCACAGAGCAGATGCCAGAGGAGGTCAAGATCTTCTGGAGGCAATGCCAGGAGCAACATGACCTTCCCAACGaccccaacag gtttgcagtgcagACCATCaaggccctgctctgctgtctACACTGGGAGGATGCGATGGTGGCCATTGAATgcaagtgtggctgggacacCCTCATCTATCCTGAAACCCACCACCATGCAGTGgggctgctggccag gGAGATGCACAGCATTTTCGTCCCCTTCTATTCCCTGATCACAACCCACCTGCTCGGGCTGCTCAGCAGGGAGGAGTCCAGCTGGGAGCTGTCTGCCCTGGCCTTCCTTGTTGAG ctccTGGACTATGTGGAGGGGAGAAGATGTCATGAAAGCGTCCTGCCAATCCTATCAAGGCACCTGCAGAGCCAGTGCCCTGAGAGCCGTCGCCTGGCGCTCAGAGGACTCCTGGTGCTCAGTGTGGATCCCTCAATG GCCGAAAGCAtctgcagcctggctgagcACCTCGTGGAGCTGCTTCATGATGGAGACGGAGATGTGGTCGCCATGACCCTCTCTGTATTCCTGAATATGCTCCAGGACAAGGACATTGAAGCATTCAGCTCCACTGCCCCGAAGCTGGCTGAGGCGCTCCGGCCACTCTTTGATAAC GACAACAGCCAAGTGCAGCTGCTCTCCATTCGCCTCTTCCAAGAGGTGATGGAGTTGCTTGTGGAAGAGGGACCAAAGACCTTGAATATGCAGGTGCACCAGAGCCTGGTCCCCCTATTCTTCCATCTGCACGATGAGAACCAGTGCGTGGCAGAG gcctcTCGGGAAACACTGCTTTGTGCTGCAAGTTTCCTCAAGAGGAGGGATCTCGAGCAGGTGCTGAGGAGACAGCAGCCCATCCAGTTCTGCGATTGCCTG ATGGACAAGGACGTCAGCCGAAGGGATGAGCACCTGCACCAAGCCCTGCCATATCTGCAgagcccacagcagcccctgcgAGAGGTGGCCGTCAGGTTCATGG GGGTCGCCGCATGGCACATGCAAGACCTGCAGCCCGTCATGAAGG cCCTGGAAGCCATGACCGAAGACGACTGCTCCTCCTACTCCACCATGCAGAATGCAGTCTTGTCTGCTTTTCGACGGGCAGTAACTAAGTAA